One Pseudomonas rhizophila DNA window includes the following coding sequences:
- a CDS encoding integrase core domain-containing protein, whose product TSHKFRNEMRKHGLLHSMSRKGECWDNAPMERFFGSLKSEWVPDDGYSSEHEARVDVQRYVMRYNNVRLHSYNDYRSPVAMEKLAA is encoded by the coding sequence ACCAGCCACAAATTCAGGAATGAGATGCGCAAGCATGGACTCCTGCACAGCATGAGTCGTAAAGGTGAGTGCTGGGACAACGCCCCGATGGAGCGTTTCTTTGGGAGCCTGAAATCAGAGTGGGTGCCAGACGATGGCTACAGCTCGGAGCATGAAGCCCGCGTGGATGTGCAACGTTATGTGATGCGATACAACAACGTCAGGCTCCATAGCTACAACGACTACCGGTCGCCGGTAGCCATGGAGAAACTGGCGGCGTGA